From Cellulomonas chengniuliangii, the proteins below share one genomic window:
- a CDS encoding NYN domain-containing protein: MQNGEGRTTYVLVDGENIDATLGSSILNGRPTPEQRPRWERILDFAERTWGNPVKGLFFLNASNGTMPMSFVQALVAIGFQPIPLAGESYEKVVDIGIKRTLTALAARDGDVLLASHDGDFIPEVEDLLGDDRRVGLLAFREFTNAGLAQLLDRGLEIFDLESDVKAFNVQLPRLRIIPLDEFDPLRYL, encoded by the coding sequence ATGCAGAACGGGGAAGGTCGCACCACCTACGTCCTGGTCGACGGCGAGAACATCGACGCCACACTCGGCTCGTCGATCCTCAACGGCAGGCCCACCCCCGAGCAGCGCCCGCGATGGGAGCGCATCCTCGACTTCGCGGAGCGCACCTGGGGCAACCCGGTCAAGGGACTGTTCTTCCTCAACGCCTCGAACGGCACCATGCCGATGTCGTTCGTGCAGGCCCTCGTCGCGATCGGCTTCCAGCCGATCCCCCTCGCCGGGGAGAGCTACGAGAAGGTCGTCGACATCGGCATCAAGCGCACCCTGACGGCGCTGGCGGCCCGGGACGGCGACGTGCTCCTCGCGTCCCACGACGGCGACTTCATCCCCGAGGTCGAGGACCTGCTCGGCGACGACCGCCGAGTCGGCCTCCTCGCGTTCCGCGAGTTCACCAACGCGGGGCTCGCGCAGCTGCTCGACCGAGGCTTGGAGATCTTCGACCTCGAGAGCGACGTCAAGGCGTTCAACGTGCAGCTCCCCCGCCTGCGGATCATCCCGCTCGACGAGTTCGACCCGCTGCGCTACCTCTGA
- the nhaA gene encoding Na+/H+ antiporter NhaA has product MSDSPGPPLRMRLPSVNPGVLRFLATEAGSAVFLLAATIVALMWANSPWWASYEAVWSTPAGVFAGDASWRLDLRDWVNDAAMAVFFLVVGLEINREVTSGELRDRRTVAVPALGALGGMAVPALLYLAFTSGTDAAHGWGIVMSTDTAFLVGILALFGPACPDRLRLFLLTLAIVDDIGAITVLAVFYTDEISPVALASVGLVLVGIVLLRWMRVWRLAPFVVAGLLLWAAVLAAGVHPTLAGVLLGLLIPVRPSAREHVDVVARYADHLAEETTADREHLTEMAARAAVPAGERLQRALHPWSAYVVVPLFALANAGVHLDAESLGAAASSRVTLGIVVALVVGNVVGIFGASALAIRLGLGDLPGRVRYGHLLGGAMLAGVGFTISLFITELAFGETLLRDEAKVGVLVGSLVAAVLGTLVLRVLGQRLPLCSPESDAPPPLPPLPWRNV; this is encoded by the coding sequence GTGTCTGACAGCCCTGGCCCGCCGCTGCGGATGCGGCTGCCGAGCGTCAACCCGGGCGTCCTGCGCTTCCTGGCCACGGAGGCGGGCAGCGCGGTGTTCCTGCTCGCGGCGACGATCGTGGCGTTGATGTGGGCGAACTCGCCCTGGTGGGCGTCGTACGAGGCCGTGTGGTCCACGCCCGCCGGGGTGTTCGCCGGGGACGCGAGCTGGCGGCTGGACCTGCGCGACTGGGTCAACGACGCCGCGATGGCGGTCTTCTTCCTGGTCGTGGGCCTCGAGATCAACCGCGAGGTGACGAGTGGGGAGCTGCGGGACCGCCGCACCGTGGCGGTGCCCGCCCTGGGCGCGCTCGGGGGGATGGCCGTCCCGGCGCTGCTGTACCTGGCGTTCACCTCCGGCACGGACGCCGCGCACGGGTGGGGCATCGTCATGTCCACCGACACGGCGTTCCTGGTCGGCATCCTGGCGTTGTTCGGGCCGGCCTGCCCGGACCGGCTGCGGCTGTTCCTGCTGACCTTGGCCATCGTGGACGACATCGGCGCGATCACCGTGTTGGCGGTCTTCTACACCGACGAGATCAGCCCGGTGGCGTTGGCGTCCGTCGGCCTCGTCCTGGTGGGCATCGTGCTGCTCCGCTGGATGCGCGTGTGGCGCTTGGCCCCCTTCGTCGTGGCCGGACTGCTGCTCTGGGCCGCGGTGCTGGCCGCCGGGGTGCACCCGACGCTCGCTGGCGTGCTGCTGGGCCTGCTGATCCCCGTGCGCCCCTCGGCGCGCGAGCACGTCGACGTCGTCGCCCGGTACGCGGACCACCTCGCCGAGGAGACCACCGCCGACCGCGAGCACCTCACCGAGATGGCGGCGCGCGCCGCCGTGCCCGCCGGCGAGCGGCTGCAGCGCGCGCTGCACCCGTGGAGCGCCTACGTGGTGGTCCCGCTGTTCGCGCTCGCGAACGCGGGCGTCCACCTGGACGCCGAGTCGCTGGGCGCCGCCGCGTCGTCGCGGGTGACGCTCGGCATCGTGGTCGCGCTCGTCGTCGGGAACGTGGTGGGGATCTTCGGCGCGTCGGCGTTGGCGATCCGCCTGGGGCTCGGGGACCTGCCCGGCAGGGTCCGCTACGGACACCTGCTGGGCGGCGCGATGCTCGCGGGCGTCGGGTTCACCATCTCGCTGTTCATCACCGAGCTCGCGTTCGGGGAGACCTTGCTGCGCGACGAGGCGAAGGTCGGGGTGCTCGTGGGATCCCTGGTCGCCGCGGTGCTGGGCACGCTCGTGCTGCGGGTGCTGGGCCAGCGGCTGCCGCTGTGCAGCCCGGAGTCGGACGCCCCGCCTCCGCTGCCGCCGCTGCCGTGGCGCAACGTGTGA
- a CDS encoding HIT family protein, with the protein MATVFSQIISGAIPGRFVWADDVAVAFTTIAPIADGHTLVVPREEIVQFIDAPTDVLAHLVQVAQTIGRAQQQVWDSPRVALVTAGFEVPHLHLHVLPAWDEQSLTFANARHDVPAAELDAAAEQVREALRAQGHGDHVPARLTDPAV; encoded by the coding sequence ATGGCCACCGTGTTCTCGCAGATCATCTCAGGAGCGATCCCGGGCCGCTTCGTCTGGGCGGACGACGTCGCCGTCGCCTTCACCACCATCGCGCCGATCGCCGACGGGCACACTCTCGTGGTCCCGCGCGAGGAGATCGTCCAGTTCATCGACGCGCCGACGGACGTCCTCGCGCACCTCGTGCAGGTCGCGCAGACCATCGGGCGGGCGCAGCAGCAGGTGTGGGACTCCCCGCGCGTCGCCCTGGTGACCGCCGGCTTCGAGGTGCCGCACCTGCACCTGCACGTGCTGCCCGCCTGGGACGAGCAGAGCCTGACGTTCGCCAACGCCCGCCACGATGTGCCCGCCGCGGAGCTCGACGCGGCGGCCGAGCAGGTCCGCGAGGCGTTGCGCGCCCAGGGGCACGGGGACCACGTGCCCGCCCGGCTCACCGACCCGGCCGTCTAG
- a CDS encoding SDR family NAD(P)-dependent oxidoreductase produces MAHTPQTALVTGAGRGIGRSIALGLAAAGWSVALVGRTRSRLDEVAAECRSLGVMAPVAVADLVDRDAVSTAVEDVLRAFEPHGGLGLLVNNAGVVESTEGPFAQDDPDEMWRVIETNVRGPLLVTHAVLPGMLARGSGRVVNLNSGAGHRPMEAYTGYAISKGALARLTRLLDAQYRDQGLRVFDLAPGVVRTDMTASMPTHDDRSDWTPVEAVVELVLALANGELDVLSGRFMRAGADTPASLLAEADRVVAADARVLRLAQLGD; encoded by the coding sequence ATGGCCCACACACCTCAGACAGCACTCGTCACCGGCGCCGGACGCGGGATCGGGCGGTCGATCGCCCTCGGGCTGGCCGCGGCCGGCTGGTCAGTCGCTCTCGTGGGGCGCACCCGATCACGCCTCGACGAGGTCGCGGCGGAGTGCCGGTCGCTCGGGGTCATGGCGCCCGTCGCCGTCGCCGACCTCGTCGACCGGGACGCCGTCTCGACCGCGGTGGAGGACGTGCTCCGTGCGTTCGAGCCGCATGGCGGGCTGGGCCTGCTGGTCAACAACGCCGGGGTCGTCGAGTCCACCGAGGGCCCGTTCGCGCAGGACGACCCCGACGAGATGTGGCGGGTCATCGAGACGAACGTCCGCGGCCCGCTGCTGGTCACCCACGCGGTGCTGCCCGGGATGCTGGCCCGCGGCTCCGGACGCGTCGTCAACCTGAACTCGGGCGCGGGGCACCGCCCGATGGAGGCCTACACGGGGTACGCGATCAGCAAAGGGGCCCTGGCCCGGCTGACCCGGTTGCTCGACGCCCAGTACCGCGACCAGGGCCTGCGGGTCTTCGACCTGGCGCCCGGCGTGGTCCGCACCGACATGACGGCGTCGATGCCGACGCACGACGACCGCAGCGACTGGACCCCGGTCGAGGCCGTCGTCGAGCTGGTGCTCGCGCTCGCCAACGGCGAGCTCGACGTGCTGTCGGGGCGGTTCATGCGGGCGGGCGCCGACACCCCCGCCTCGCTGCTCGCCGAGGCCGACCGGGTCGTGGCCGCCGACGCCCGCGTGCTGCGGCTCGCCCAACTCGGGGACTGA
- a CDS encoding DsbA family protein has product MATDQFRGDEGAPVTVVEYGDFECPYCRAAAPILRGLVEGSGGLVRLVWQEFPLFEVHPHALAAALAAEAARAQGRFWAMHDELFAHQDALDDASLRRYAHTAGVDPDSAAGPAAQEYAGVVDRDYRSGVEAGVRGTPTLFIDGELYTGRIALNDLRTATGLDRQG; this is encoded by the coding sequence ATGGCGACTGACCAGTTCCGGGGCGACGAGGGCGCGCCTGTCACCGTGGTCGAGTACGGGGACTTCGAGTGCCCCTACTGCCGGGCGGCGGCGCCCATCCTGCGCGGCCTCGTCGAGGGCTCAGGCGGCCTGGTGCGGCTGGTCTGGCAGGAGTTCCCCTTGTTCGAGGTCCACCCGCACGCGTTGGCGGCGGCGCTCGCCGCGGAGGCCGCGCGCGCGCAGGGCAGGTTCTGGGCGATGCACGACGAGCTGTTCGCCCACCAGGACGCCCTCGACGACGCGTCGCTGCGCCGCTACGCCCACACCGCGGGCGTCGACCCGGACAGCGCGGCGGGGCCCGCCGCGCAGGAGTACGCCGGGGTGGTCGACCGCGATTACCGGTCGGGCGTCGAGGCGGGCGTCCGGGGCACCCCGACGTTGTTCATCGACGGGGAGCTGTACACCGGGCGCATCGCGCTCAACGACCTTCGGACGGCGACTGGGCTCGACCGGCAGGGCTGA
- a CDS encoding alpha/beta fold hydrolase — translation MPAPTVLLVHGAFADGSSWSRVIDRLQAEGVSAQALANPLRGLTHDGEYVANAAAQVEGPVVLVGHSYGGPVVTYAGGSAPNVTALVLVASFGVDYGVSALGSVAEFPESELNTALEPRAYPGSESPELYIRRDRFHSVFAADLPEEETALLAATQRPVALAGLNDVLEVEPAWKTIPVWFAVATQDHTIDPNSQRAAAARLGATTVEVEGSHAIALSQPDAVAALVLAAVRAQG, via the coding sequence ATGCCAGCACCGACCGTTCTCCTCGTGCACGGCGCGTTCGCCGACGGGTCCAGCTGGTCCCGGGTGATCGACCGACTACAGGCCGAGGGGGTGTCCGCGCAGGCCCTCGCGAACCCGCTGCGCGGGCTCACCCACGACGGCGAGTACGTCGCGAACGCCGCGGCGCAGGTCGAAGGGCCCGTGGTGCTCGTTGGGCACTCGTACGGCGGCCCGGTGGTGACGTACGCCGGCGGCAGCGCGCCCAACGTGACGGCGCTCGTGCTCGTCGCGTCGTTCGGCGTCGACTACGGCGTGTCGGCGCTGGGCTCGGTCGCGGAGTTCCCCGAGTCCGAGCTCAACACCGCGCTCGAGCCACGGGCCTACCCCGGGAGCGAGAGCCCCGAGCTGTACATCCGACGGGACCGGTTCCACTCGGTGTTCGCCGCCGACCTCCCCGAGGAGGAGACCGCGCTGCTGGCGGCGACGCAACGGCCGGTGGCCCTGGCCGGGTTGAACGACGTGCTGGAGGTCGAGCCGGCCTGGAAGACGATCCCGGTGTGGTTCGCGGTCGCCACGCAGGACCACACGATCGACCCCAACTCGCAGCGGGCCGCCGCGGCGCGCCTCGGCGCCACGACGGTGGAGGTCGAGGGGTCGCATGCGATCGCCCTCTCGCAGCCCGACGCCGTCGCCGCGCTGGTGCTCGCCGCTGTGCGGGCTCAGGGGTGA
- a CDS encoding alpha/beta hydrolase, with product MSSRRSPIAELVVVLPVLAALSGCGASAAPEASATASPDPTEAAVRAVDTPDCLPGAARAVVAGSEADPTIVVTIGEGSRGIVFAPQLGATFCQWADQLVRYADQGYRVASFAWGEDGGASLEATVGVLRGEGAEDVALVGASKGAGVVAALADDLRPAPVGVIALSPGVEVEGHDATSAGSAYTGPLLVVASETDGSIRASESQQVARADDPATYVQLPGSAHGVAILLAGTGPQVLDQMDGFLAAAFGG from the coding sequence ATGTCGTCGCGCCGCAGCCCCATCGCCGAGCTCGTGGTCGTGCTGCCGGTCCTCGCAGCCCTGAGCGGGTGCGGCGCCTCAGCCGCGCCCGAGGCGTCGGCGACCGCGTCCCCAGACCCCACCGAGGCCGCCGTCCGGGCGGTCGACACGCCCGACTGCCTCCCAGGCGCCGCCCGGGCGGTCGTCGCGGGCAGCGAGGCGGACCCGACGATCGTCGTCACGATCGGAGAGGGCAGCAGGGGCATCGTGTTCGCACCGCAGCTCGGCGCGACCTTCTGCCAGTGGGCGGACCAGCTCGTGCGGTACGCGGACCAGGGGTACCGGGTGGCGTCGTTCGCGTGGGGCGAGGACGGTGGCGCGTCGCTCGAGGCGACCGTCGGCGTGCTGCGGGGCGAGGGTGCGGAGGATGTGGCCCTGGTGGGCGCCTCCAAGGGGGCTGGTGTCGTCGCGGCGCTCGCGGACGATCTGCGCCCCGCCCCCGTCGGTGTGATCGCCCTGAGCCCGGGCGTGGAGGTGGAAGGCCATGACGCCACCTCGGCCGGCAGCGCCTACACGGGACCGCTGCTCGTCGTCGCCAGCGAGACCGACGGGTCGATCCGCGCGTCCGAGTCGCAGCAGGTGGCCCGCGCCGACGACCCGGCCACCTACGTCCAGCTGCCCGGCAGCGCGCACGGCGTCGCGATCCTCCTCGCCGGCACCGGCCCGCAGGTCCTCGACCAGATGGACGGGTTCCTCGCCGCCGCGTTCGGCGGCTGA
- a CDS encoding serine/threonine-protein kinase: MQTIDPGALIGCVLGHRYRLDAPLGHGGMGAVLRGTDSRLTRQVAVKVFSLDGVAPREIRRYADEARMLGSLSHPGLVALLDVGADLGPGSEPLAFLVMELVEGRTLRDHIDAGPLPPAEVADVGRQLAEALGHAHAVGVVHRDLKPANVLIAQEAVLSGDAEAPLTSTKLADFGIATPVGSQGAAGAGDGPTFGTASYLSPEQALGQPLGPQSDVYSLGLVLLECLTGRRAYPGEALASSLARLLDSPEVPESLGPTWSALLRAMTATAPESRPTTAQVAEELRRLRRPAIWDRVAARLG, from the coding sequence GTGCAGACGATCGACCCCGGGGCTCTCATCGGGTGCGTGCTCGGCCATCGGTACCGCCTGGACGCCCCTCTGGGGCACGGCGGGATGGGCGCGGTGCTCCGGGGAACCGACTCCCGGCTGACACGACAGGTGGCGGTGAAGGTGTTCTCCCTGGACGGGGTGGCGCCGCGCGAGATCCGCCGGTACGCCGACGAGGCGCGGATGCTCGGCAGCCTCTCCCACCCCGGTCTGGTCGCCCTGCTCGACGTCGGCGCCGACCTCGGTCCCGGAAGCGAGCCGCTGGCCTTCCTGGTGATGGAGCTCGTGGAGGGCCGCACGCTGCGCGACCACATCGACGCGGGCCCGCTGCCGCCCGCCGAGGTCGCCGACGTCGGGCGCCAGCTCGCGGAGGCGCTCGGGCACGCGCACGCCGTCGGGGTGGTGCACCGCGACCTCAAGCCCGCCAACGTGCTCATCGCGCAGGAGGCGGTGCTCAGCGGCGATGCCGAGGCGCCATTGACCTCGACCAAGCTCGCCGACTTCGGCATCGCGACACCCGTGGGCAGCCAGGGCGCCGCGGGCGCGGGTGACGGCCCGACCTTCGGCACGGCGAGCTACCTCAGTCCCGAGCAGGCCCTCGGGCAGCCGCTCGGCCCCCAGTCCGACGTCTACTCGTTGGGCCTGGTGCTGCTCGAGTGCCTCACGGGCCGGCGCGCCTACCCGGGCGAGGCGCTCGCCAGCTCACTGGCGCGACTGCTGGACTCCCCGGAGGTGCCCGAGAGCCTGGGGCCGACGTGGTCCGCGCTGCTGCGGGCGATGACGGCCACCGCGCCGGAATCCCGGCCGACCACAGCGCAGGTCGCCGAGGAGCTCAGGCGCCTGCGCCGCCCCGCGATCTGGGACCGGGTGGCGGCCCGCCTGGGCTGA
- a CDS encoding flavodoxin domain-containing protein, with protein sequence MRILVTVASRHGATREIGSVVARVLTEAGHDVDELDPEMVSEVRDYDAVVLGSAVYTAHWLPAARALAERCAHDLVNRPVWMLSSGLATQPAASANSPHEVQQLRETLGARAHRSFAGRLIRSELTFAERALISGARAREGDHRDLNAVAAWAAQIVDELAAMHPAHV encoded by the coding sequence ATGAGGATCTTGGTGACAGTGGCGTCCCGGCACGGGGCCACGCGCGAGATCGGCTCGGTGGTCGCGCGAGTGCTCACCGAGGCGGGCCACGATGTCGACGAGCTCGACCCCGAGATGGTCTCCGAGGTCCGCGACTACGACGCGGTGGTGCTCGGCTCGGCCGTGTACACCGCCCACTGGCTGCCGGCGGCGCGAGCGCTCGCCGAGCGCTGCGCCCACGACCTGGTGAACCGGCCCGTGTGGATGCTGTCGTCAGGGCTGGCCACGCAGCCTGCCGCGTCGGCGAACTCCCCCCACGAGGTGCAGCAGCTCCGTGAGACCCTCGGCGCCCGGGCCCATCGCAGCTTCGCGGGCCGGTTGATCCGCAGCGAGCTGACGTTCGCCGAGCGCGCCCTGATCTCAGGGGCGCGAGCCCGCGAGGGCGACCACCGTGATCTCAACGCGGTCGCCGCCTGGGCGGCGCAGATCGTCGACGAGCTCGCGGCGATGCACCCCGCGCACGTCTGA
- a CDS encoding MogA/MoaB family molybdenum cofactor biosynthesis protein has product MDSAQATVIVVSDRCSRGEAEDRSGPRAVDLLRAAGLDVGAPVVVPDGAASVATAIEAALAAGSRVVITSGGTGVTPRDQTPEGTRGLIDRDLPGLAEALRREGQSHVATAVLSRGLAGVTEGGALVVNLPGSPRAVEQGLGVLTPLLPHLLDQLVGGDH; this is encoded by the coding sequence ATGGACTCCGCGCAGGCAACCGTCATCGTCGTCTCCGACAGGTGCTCGCGGGGTGAGGCGGAGGACCGGTCGGGCCCTCGCGCCGTCGACCTGCTGCGGGCCGCGGGCCTGGACGTCGGGGCGCCCGTGGTGGTGCCCGACGGCGCGGCCTCCGTCGCCACGGCCATCGAGGCGGCCCTCGCGGCGGGATCGCGCGTGGTGATCACCAGCGGCGGCACCGGCGTGACGCCCCGCGACCAGACGCCCGAGGGCACCCGCGGGCTGATCGACCGTGACCTGCCCGGCCTCGCCGAGGCGCTGCGGCGGGAGGGCCAGTCGCATGTCGCGACGGCCGTGCTCTCGCGCGGGCTCGCGGGCGTCACCGAGGGCGGCGCGCTCGTGGTGAACCTGCCGGGCTCGCCGCGTGCGGTGGAGCAAGGCCTCGGGGTGCTGACACCGCTGCTTCCGCACCTGCTCGACCAACTCGTGGGCGGCGACCATTGA
- a CDS encoding DUF1697 domain-containing protein translates to MTAALALLRGVNVGGRRKVPMADLRAIVESFGHSEVATLLNSGNVVFAASGGAEFDAAAAAADITAGVRGRLGLEVDVVVRTAAQVDAVVAANPFVEAARTDPSHLVVVFYSDPVRDAVLDMSRHGSEQVVWDGAQAYVTYPEGIGRSTLTADALDRAAGQPGTGRNWRTVLALQELLLARA, encoded by the coding sequence ATGACAGCGGCACTGGCCCTCCTGCGGGGCGTCAATGTGGGCGGGCGTCGCAAGGTCCCGATGGCGGACCTGCGCGCCATCGTGGAGTCCTTCGGCCACAGCGAGGTGGCCACGCTGCTCAACAGCGGGAACGTCGTCTTCGCCGCCTCGGGGGGCGCGGAGTTCGACGCCGCCGCGGCCGCCGCGGACATCACCGCCGGGGTGCGTGGGCGGCTCGGGCTGGAGGTCGACGTCGTGGTGCGCACAGCCGCCCAGGTGGACGCGGTGGTGGCGGCCAACCCGTTCGTCGAGGCGGCGCGGACCGATCCGTCCCACCTCGTGGTGGTGTTCTACTCCGACCCGGTCCGCGACGCGGTGCTCGACATGAGCCGGCACGGCTCCGAGCAGGTGGTGTGGGACGGCGCCCAGGCCTACGTCACCTACCCCGAGGGGATCGGCCGGTCCACGCTCACCGCCGACGCGCTCGACCGCGCCGCGGGGCAGCCCGGGACCGGCCGGAACTGGCGCACCGTGCTCGCCCTCCAGGAGCTGCTGCTCGCGCGGGCCTGA
- a CDS encoding ferrochelatase: protein MLYSFGGPNAPEDVLPFLRNVTRGKNIPDERLAVVGEHYAHFGGRSPINEQNLALVDALRAELERRGVDLPVAWGNRNWEPYTVDALTELRAAGARRVLAIVTSAYGSYSGCRQYRENLAATLVEMGATTPTGDDGSAGIVVDKLRHYFNHPGFVRANADAVVEAYERLAEKTGSDVATLAVSAPLVFVTHSIPDTMEEASGAQAPSYRAQHLDVAGLVAAQVGERLDTEVEWTLAYCSRSGPPSQPWLEPDVNDLISERAAAGMRAVVLSPIGFVSDHMEVAFDLDTEALETAREAGVAAVRAGSVSTRQPFVEGLVDLVLERAAAERGEEVDRVSAGTLGVWPDVCRPGCCRMRAGQDSGIPAACGSDPVQDDLADATTGAQHA from the coding sequence ATGCTGTACTCCTTCGGCGGCCCGAACGCCCCTGAGGACGTGCTGCCCTTCCTGCGGAACGTGACGCGCGGCAAGAACATCCCCGACGAGCGGCTGGCCGTGGTGGGCGAGCACTACGCCCACTTCGGCGGCCGCAGCCCCATCAACGAGCAGAACCTCGCGCTGGTCGACGCGCTGCGGGCCGAGCTCGAGCGGCGCGGCGTCGACCTGCCCGTGGCCTGGGGCAATCGGAACTGGGAGCCGTACACCGTCGACGCGCTCACCGAGCTGCGCGCGGCCGGCGCGCGACGCGTGCTCGCGATCGTGACCAGCGCCTACGGCTCGTACTCCGGTTGCCGGCAGTACCGGGAGAACCTCGCCGCGACCCTCGTCGAGATGGGCGCCACCACCCCGACCGGGGACGACGGCAGCGCCGGGATCGTCGTCGACAAGCTGCGCCACTACTTCAACCACCCCGGCTTCGTGCGGGCCAACGCCGACGCCGTCGTCGAGGCCTACGAGCGGCTCGCGGAGAAGACCGGCAGCGACGTCGCGACGCTCGCGGTCAGCGCGCCGCTGGTGTTCGTCACGCACTCGATCCCCGACACGATGGAGGAGGCGTCGGGCGCCCAGGCCCCCAGTTACCGCGCCCAGCACCTCGACGTCGCGGGGCTCGTCGCCGCGCAGGTCGGCGAGCGGCTCGACACCGAGGTCGAGTGGACCCTCGCGTACTGCTCGCGGTCGGGCCCGCCCAGCCAGCCGTGGCTCGAGCCCGACGTCAACGACCTGATCAGCGAGCGGGCAGCGGCGGGCATGCGGGCCGTCGTGCTGTCCCCGATCGGCTTCGTCTCCGACCACATGGAGGTCGCCTTCGACCTCGACACCGAGGCGCTCGAGACGGCTCGCGAGGCCGGGGTGGCCGCCGTGCGCGCCGGGTCCGTCTCCACCCGCCAGCCGTTCGTCGAGGGCCTGGTGGACCTGGTGCTCGAGCGCGCGGCCGCGGAGCGCGGCGAGGAGGTCGACCGGGTGTCCGCCGGTACCCTCGGCGTCTGGCCGGACGTGTGCCGGCCCGGGTGCTGCCGCATGCGGGCGGGGCAGGACAGCGGGATCCCCGCGGCGTGCGGATCGGACCCGGTCCAGGACGATCTGGCGGACGCGACGACAGGAGCACAGCACGCATGA
- a CDS encoding FKBP-type peptidyl-prolyl cis-trans isomerase produces the protein MNPRPAALAAAVLAVLLLLGSCAPGVETRPRGAMPVVRGEPGGRPTLDFPASGPPQGFATEVVEPGHGAVVHPDDLVLVRHLAQAWDGPEVDSSYGEGSPVVASLPGLPAGWAESLTGLRVGSRVLMSVPPEIGYTPPGGAAVTGADDDVIVLVVDVVGAYGRSAGGEADARPDPAAAGAVAPRVSGALGGPANVTVPPGSPPPTTVVTTVLARGTGPSVSPGPVIVQYAAVDWEGASAGSSWESGAPEQFLVSPADPAFAGLAGVPIGSRVLVELPGEGAGSPATAIVMDLVGQP, from the coding sequence ATGAACCCTCGACCCGCCGCGCTGGCGGCCGCCGTCCTCGCCGTCCTGCTGCTGCTCGGCTCGTGCGCGCCGGGCGTGGAGACCCGGCCCCGGGGCGCGATGCCCGTGGTGAGGGGAGAGCCGGGAGGCCGGCCCACGCTGGACTTCCCAGCGTCCGGGCCGCCGCAGGGCTTCGCCACGGAGGTCGTCGAGCCAGGGCACGGCGCCGTGGTCCACCCGGACGACCTCGTGCTGGTGCGCCACCTGGCGCAGGCGTGGGACGGCCCCGAGGTCGACAGCTCGTACGGCGAGGGCTCCCCGGTCGTGGCGTCACTGCCCGGCCTGCCGGCGGGGTGGGCCGAGTCGCTGACGGGGTTGCGCGTCGGATCCAGGGTCCTGATGTCAGTACCGCCGGAGATCGGCTACACGCCGCCGGGAGGCGCCGCCGTCACAGGCGCCGACGACGACGTCATCGTGCTGGTCGTGGACGTGGTCGGCGCGTACGGGCGCTCCGCCGGAGGGGAGGCGGACGCCCGTCCGGACCCCGCCGCCGCGGGAGCGGTGGCCCCCCGGGTCAGCGGCGCCCTCGGCGGCCCCGCGAACGTCACGGTGCCCCCGGGCTCGCCGCCGCCGACGACGGTCGTGACGACTGTCCTGGCGCGCGGCACCGGCCCCTCGGTGTCCCCCGGCCCCGTGATCGTCCAGTACGCCGCCGTGGACTGGGAGGGCGCGAGCGCCGGGAGCTCGTGGGAGTCGGGCGCCCCGGAGCAGTTCTTGGTCTCCCCGGCGGATCCGGCGTTCGCAGGGCTCGCCGGCGTCCCGATCGGGAGCCGGGTGCTCGTCGAGCTCCCCGGCGAGGGCGCGGGCAGCCCTGCGACGGCGATCGTGATGGACCTCGTCGGCCAGCCCTAG
- a CDS encoding helix-turn-helix transcriptional regulator codes for MPSQPVSAHRALASDKRMAMVRMLQQAGRPLGADEIAAEVGLHVNTVREHLDRLIESGLVTTEIERRRTRGRPRILYSSTGELEEPGDARARDQLIRALIAGYSTAGATPPDAGRACVPQPDAPAERCGRAWAAQLADQEPPSEHDAVVARAEEARQQLDELRRHLEALGFAPEADPDALKMHLHRCPFIDLVGQSSDVVCQVHLGLSRGVLEQHDGPIVAEWLERFVEPHHCVLHLGERAEDDDPAHP; via the coding sequence ATGCCTAGTCAGCCGGTCAGCGCGCACCGCGCTCTCGCGTCGGACAAGCGGATGGCGATGGTCCGCATGCTCCAGCAGGCGGGCCGTCCGCTGGGGGCCGACGAGATCGCGGCCGAGGTCGGCCTGCACGTCAACACGGTCCGCGAGCACCTCGACCGCCTCATCGAGTCGGGGCTCGTCACGACCGAGATCGAGCGCCGCCGCACCCGAGGCCGCCCGCGGATCCTGTACAGCAGCACCGGGGAGCTCGAGGAGCCGGGGGACGCCCGGGCGCGGGACCAGCTCATCCGCGCGCTCATCGCCGGCTATTCCACTGCCGGCGCGACCCCGCCCGACGCCGGTCGCGCGTGCGTGCCGCAGCCGGACGCGCCGGCTGAGCGGTGCGGCCGCGCCTGGGCGGCCCAGCTCGCCGACCAGGAGCCGCCCTCGGAGCACGACGCCGTCGTGGCACGGGCCGAGGAGGCGCGCCAACAGCTCGACGAGCTGCGCCGGCACCTGGAGGCGCTGGGCTTCGCGCCCGAGGCCGATCCGGACGCCCTGAAGATGCACCTGCACCGCTGCCCCTTCATCGACCTCGTGGGGCAGTCCTCCGATGTCGTCTGCCAGGTCCACCTGGGCCTCAGCCGCGGGGTCCTGGAGCAGCACGACGGGCCGATCGTCGCCGAGTGGCTTGAGCGCTTCGTCGAGCCCCACCACTGCGTGCTGCACCTCGGCGAGCGCGCAGAGGACGACGACCCCGCTCACCCCTGA